A stretch of the Chitinophaga sp. Cy-1792 genome encodes the following:
- a CDS encoding aldose 1-epimerase, protein MRFSIHSFNEAGFDLVALTDSLTGTTVTVIPAHGALLHSFKVKKGNNELNLIDSYKDLADMQLDLTNSFKNVKLSPYACRIKDAKYTFNGNDYTLQQTVAPGRAIHGLLYNAPFKVTATAADDSSAVLTLEYTYQQEDAGYPFPYHCKAAYTLLPGNELEVATTITNQGTATMPLMDGWHPYFTTGTSVDELELTFASKEIVEFDATLIPTGNVLPYTEFAKGKKLAGIELDNSFVLDFVRPQPLATLFDPVKDIRISFFPGENYPILQVYIPPHRRSIAIENLSGAPDAFNNGLGLVKLDAGEEKVFSTRIKVD, encoded by the coding sequence ATGAGATTTAGCATTCATTCATTTAATGAAGCTGGGTTCGACCTTGTCGCATTAACCGACAGTCTGACCGGCACCACAGTGACAGTAATACCCGCACACGGGGCCTTGCTGCACAGCTTTAAGGTTAAGAAAGGCAACAACGAACTTAATCTTATCGATAGCTATAAAGATCTGGCAGATATGCAACTCGATCTTACCAACAGCTTCAAAAATGTGAAACTAAGTCCATACGCCTGTCGTATAAAAGATGCAAAGTATACCTTCAACGGTAACGATTATACGCTTCAACAAACCGTGGCGCCTGGCAGGGCGATCCACGGTTTGTTGTATAATGCCCCTTTCAAGGTAACTGCCACCGCAGCAGACGACAGCAGCGCCGTGCTTACCCTGGAATATACCTACCAGCAGGAAGATGCCGGATATCCATTCCCGTATCATTGCAAGGCGGCATATACCCTGCTGCCAGGCAACGAGCTGGAGGTGGCCACCACCATCACCAACCAGGGAACCGCTACCATGCCACTGATGGACGGCTGGCATCCTTATTTTACTACCGGTACCTCGGTAGATGAACTGGAACTGACATTCGCCTCCAAAGAAATAGTGGAATTTGATGCGACCCTCATCCCTACCGGCAACGTACTGCCTTATACGGAGTTTGCAAAAGGTAAAAAACTGGCCGGTATTGAACTGGATAACTCCTTTGTCCTTGATTTCGTGCGCCCGCAGCCGTTAGCAACACTATTTGATCCGGTAAAAGATATCCGTATCAGCTTCTTTCCGGGAGAGAATTACCCGATTTTACAGGTTTATATCCCACCACACCGCCGCAGTATCGCCATCGAAAACCTCAGCGGTGCCCCGGATGCCTTCAATAACGGCCTTGGCCTCGTGAAGCTGGACGCTGGTGAGGAGAAAGTATTCAGTACCCGTATTAAAGTAGATTAA
- a CDS encoding carboxypeptidase-like regulatory domain-containing protein has protein sequence MKQIARIFALCMVLAWIIPQFAQAQVTVTGTVSDTNRLVLPYATVTNLTTGKHSITDQGGFYKINASKGDLLSVTFVGYVSDTVAVTQASGTQVINIRMTVTSKFLKGVDISSKFSPYQLDSIARREQYGYILDNPNKPLAGGNTPQGAGIVFSPITRFSKKERQKRQFKENYEKMEEDKYIDSRFTPALVSRVTGLTGDSLQHFMRDNYPSYETMRQLENNNLLYWITDKYKAWLKK, from the coding sequence ATGAAGCAAATTGCCCGCATTTTCGCGCTGTGTATGGTACTGGCCTGGATAATCCCCCAGTTTGCACAGGCGCAGGTTACAGTAACCGGTACCGTATCCGACACCAACAGACTGGTGCTGCCATATGCCACCGTTACAAACCTTACCACCGGGAAACACTCTATTACAGATCAGGGAGGTTTTTATAAAATCAACGCTTCCAAAGGAGATTTGTTATCGGTGACTTTCGTTGGCTATGTGTCAGATACCGTGGCGGTAACCCAGGCTTCCGGCACACAGGTGATTAATATCCGCATGACGGTTACCAGCAAATTCCTGAAAGGAGTGGATATCTCTTCAAAATTTTCCCCTTATCAGTTGGACTCTATCGCACGGCGCGAACAGTACGGCTACATCCTAGATAATCCAAATAAGCCGCTGGCCGGTGGTAACACCCCCCAGGGAGCCGGAATAGTATTCAGCCCGATTACCCGTTTTTCCAAGAAAGAGCGTCAAAAACGCCAGTTTAAGGAGAATTACGAGAAGATGGAGGAAGATAAATATATCGATAGCCGGTTTACACCAGCATTGGTGAGCAGGGTAACAGGTTTAACCGGAGATTCACTGCAACATTTCATGAGAGACAATTACCCTTCTTATGAAACCATGCGCCAGCTGGAAAATAATAACCTCCTGTACTGGATTACCGACAAGTACAAAGCCTGGTTAAAGAAATAA
- a CDS encoding family 16 glycosylhydrolase, with translation MKQVLLYALMLTAVEMQAQDLPAPVRLELKGTRSWIKVSWNNQAGKTGYNVYWSTSRQKPAVPAATLPANSSQYYIQDVTPGARYNVWVEAVNGSQHSKAATGNVAAASQWTIEPNADKQLDIASSAAVPEGMKVFWHDEFNDLLLDRNKWHTQYYSNIDFLKKENLTEMRNDTLPEAAYTLNGNTITIFTNDSLPAKAWYPNGRKISSIQTYDWGKNENLLDNSRGGYFEVRVKRSFTGKPQGLNTAYWFDSPGPDLKYYLQEGTTLEGTTGVRPKGQVFEIDVFENLDAQFVLHGHVDNHGEFVHNLATHIAEGIEHKDKWVTHGILWTPTSIKHYINGKLIKEYTDKHQIYSPNHFMNVFLGSYGGGGSVSMEVDYIRGYQWPLEDGNELPNPGFEANNNLLPWEGNGTLATTTRHSGGHALLLQPGQEIAQYVYLNNDQPYKLEYWQQGNSQLLATVENMKLVTGDLQQAATNTTSGKGAFSKEQLLFRSGKEFGNNMKTVKITFRNTGNSPVVIDDITIRKK, from the coding sequence ATGAAGCAAGTATTATTATATGCATTGATGTTAACTGCAGTTGAGATGCAGGCGCAGGATTTACCTGCGCCTGTCCGGCTGGAACTGAAAGGTACACGTAGCTGGATAAAAGTCAGCTGGAATAACCAGGCAGGTAAAACTGGGTATAACGTGTACTGGTCTACTTCCCGTCAGAAACCTGCAGTACCTGCTGCTACCTTGCCGGCAAACAGCAGCCAGTATTATATTCAGGACGTAACACCTGGCGCCCGGTACAATGTATGGGTAGAAGCAGTGAATGGCAGTCAGCATAGCAAGGCAGCCACCGGCAATGTAGCTGCAGCCAGTCAATGGACGATCGAACCAAATGCAGATAAGCAATTGGATATTGCCAGCTCAGCTGCTGTACCTGAAGGCATGAAAGTCTTCTGGCACGATGAATTCAACGACCTGTTGCTCGACAGGAACAAATGGCATACCCAGTATTATTCCAACATCGATTTCCTGAAAAAGGAAAACCTGACGGAAATGCGCAACGACACACTTCCCGAAGCAGCCTATACACTGAATGGCAATACTATTACCATCTTCACAAATGATTCTCTTCCTGCCAAAGCGTGGTATCCCAATGGCAGGAAAATTTCATCTATCCAAACCTACGACTGGGGAAAAAATGAGAACCTGTTGGACAACAGCCGCGGTGGCTACTTTGAAGTACGCGTAAAACGTAGTTTTACCGGGAAGCCGCAGGGGCTGAATACCGCCTACTGGTTCGATTCTCCCGGACCAGATCTGAAATACTACCTGCAGGAAGGGACCACGCTGGAAGGAACCACCGGTGTACGTCCTAAAGGCCAGGTATTTGAGATCGATGTGTTCGAAAACCTCGATGCACAGTTTGTACTCCACGGTCATGTAGATAACCACGGCGAATTTGTACACAACCTGGCAACCCATATTGCAGAAGGTATTGAACATAAAGACAAATGGGTAACCCATGGCATCCTGTGGACGCCGACCAGTATCAAACACTACATCAATGGCAAGCTGATAAAGGAGTATACAGATAAACACCAGATATATTCTCCCAATCACTTTATGAATGTTTTCCTCGGCAGCTATGGCGGCGGAGGCTCCGTGAGTATGGAGGTAGATTATATCCGTGGTTATCAGTGGCCGCTGGAAGATGGGAACGAACTCCCTAATCCCGGATTTGAAGCCAACAATAACCTGTTGCCATGGGAAGGCAACGGCACGCTGGCTACCACTACCAGGCACAGTGGTGGGCACGCCCTCCTGCTGCAGCCTGGCCAGGAAATAGCACAATATGTATATCTCAACAATGACCAGCCTTATAAACTGGAATACTGGCAGCAGGGCAACAGTCAGTTACTGGCCACTGTTGAAAACATGAAACTTGTAACTGGTGATTTACAGCAGGCAGCAACCAATACCACTTCCGGTAAAGGAGCCTTCAGTAAGGAACAGCTGCTGTTCAGATCAGGAAAAGAGTTTGGTAATAATATGAAAACGGTAAAAATCACCTTCCGCAATACAGGAAATAGTCCGGTGGTGATAGATGATATTACTATTAGGAAAAAATAG
- a CDS encoding RagB/SusD family nutrient uptake outer membrane protein, which translates to MKNIYSKLVLLGGMLTFSACEKDLQYKSYGDLSSVVSTADGAVAAVNAAYTGLAGGSDWQGGWDAGTYGWRTQAMMTTDEGVCAWGGDWIPLRNLNYTPDFSWVTHNYTAYTPYISRIAIVLNDISNMSAIDADLKKRYIAELKALRAHYAEMLYFNYGPFTIITDAKIAANPNAPYVARPTSDIVVAQIEKDFTEAAADLPKKFTGQDYGRFSQAAALTGLMKLYMHEKNWSKAVTTGQSIKQLGYSLLPNYEDNFNTASKGGNSSEMILAVVCSSSGGDQYSNMWLAHALPSDYKDSTGIPLTAWGGYKMPWTSYDKFDKQDKRLKVLLESYPTGKTADGKVIYKNARLAGDLGAVPVKFAPDPSKANSQNMGIDFPIYRYSDVLLMLAESINEAAGAPDQEAYDAVNAVRNRAGLGNLPAGLSKAAFLAKIQDERLFELFGEGWRKDDLIRWGLYTKRAQNDGSSTAEAYKVLLPLPRTVITQSNGIIKQNEGYN; encoded by the coding sequence ATGAAAAACATATATAGTAAACTGGTTCTGCTGGGAGGGATGCTTACCTTCAGCGCATGTGAAAAAGATCTGCAATATAAAAGCTATGGCGACCTTTCATCAGTGGTATCCACTGCCGATGGTGCAGTAGCCGCTGTAAATGCCGCATATACCGGACTGGCAGGCGGATCCGACTGGCAGGGTGGCTGGGATGCCGGCACTTATGGCTGGCGTACACAAGCCATGATGACAACAGACGAAGGCGTATGCGCATGGGGAGGCGACTGGATTCCTTTACGCAATCTCAATTACACACCAGACTTCAGCTGGGTAACACATAACTATACCGCCTACACGCCATATATTTCCCGCATTGCCATTGTATTGAATGACATCAGCAATATGTCAGCTATCGATGCAGACCTGAAAAAAAGGTACATAGCGGAGCTGAAAGCATTACGAGCACACTATGCAGAAATGCTGTACTTCAACTATGGCCCTTTTACCATTATCACAGATGCTAAAATAGCCGCCAATCCGAATGCACCCTATGTTGCCCGCCCTACTTCAGATATTGTGGTAGCACAAATAGAGAAGGATTTCACGGAAGCGGCTGCGGATTTACCTAAAAAATTCACCGGTCAGGATTACGGTAGGTTCTCACAGGCGGCTGCACTTACCGGCCTGATGAAGCTCTACATGCACGAAAAAAACTGGAGCAAGGCAGTTACTACCGGCCAGAGTATCAAACAGCTGGGATATTCCCTGCTGCCTAACTATGAAGACAACTTCAATACTGCCAGCAAAGGCGGAAATTCTTCAGAAATGATACTTGCAGTGGTATGTTCTTCTTCCGGTGGTGACCAGTACTCCAACATGTGGCTGGCACATGCTCTTCCTTCAGATTATAAGGATTCTACCGGCATTCCATTGACAGCCTGGGGTGGTTACAAAATGCCATGGACCAGCTACGATAAATTCGATAAACAGGATAAACGCCTGAAAGTATTACTGGAATCATACCCTACAGGGAAAACAGCTGATGGCAAGGTTATTTATAAGAATGCCCGCCTTGCAGGTGATCTGGGTGCAGTTCCGGTTAAATTTGCACCGGATCCATCCAAGGCCAATTCTCAGAACATGGGTATTGATTTCCCGATCTACCGCTATTCAGATGTACTGCTGATGCTCGCAGAAAGCATCAACGAAGCCGCTGGTGCCCCTGACCAGGAGGCCTATGACGCTGTTAACGCTGTTCGCAACAGAGCAGGGCTGGGTAATCTGCCGGCAGGATTATCCAAGGCAGCATTCCTCGCTAAAATTCAGGACGAGCGTTTATTTGAACTGTTCGGCGAAGGCTGGAGAAAAGATGACCTCATCCGCTGGGGCCTTTACACCAAACGTGCACAGAATGATGGTTCCAGCACCGCTGAAGCCTATAAAGTGTTGTTACCTTTGCCAAGAACAGTTATTACACAAAGCAACGGTATAATCAAACAAAACGAAGGATATAACTAG
- a CDS encoding TonB-dependent receptor, with translation MRLLTTLLLTAIVTLSAQASAQKVTLSEKNASLISVIHKIRNQTGYNFFYVKDHISSATPVDVELKDASLTEALNEVFEHQPLTYSIEGKDITIRKKAVAQPAVAAIAVNDFSGRILDEEGNPLPFVSVVIKGTQKGAITKADGSFTLNAKNGDILLVTSIGFEPQEIVYNGQSTLNINMKKSTNSLTDVVVIGYGAVKQKELTGAVTTVKGKDLNIGATTSFQAALQGKAAGVQVMQATGQPGAGIKVQIRSNPSFANAGVLYVIDGVPVNDAADQPISGAKYGPSDDKGKGGVDKSPLNFINPNDIASIEFLKDASAASIYGARAGAGVVLITTKKGSNGKPKLEYSGTYGGQQVDKMYPVYGAADYMEQRNLFKEEMWYRDNKIAPYYGTVDKSSVNPYVPIYSQVQIDSARLFNEKATDAITRSGYMQQHNISMSGGNGKTTYYASGNYFDQKGVIIGTDYKRYNGRLSLDQVVSDKIKIGANIIVSNAAANNTFTGGQNENGGIVTSAIYWAPVQPLQLADGSYPVSPYYPNIPNPLSYGTVTDLTTNNRVLTSAYGEWTIIPGLKANARFSYDNSTAKRSSYLPRTFYYGAQVNGSASIAESGAKSQLAEYTLTYNKELSPKHNISAVAGYSWQKSIWDGFNAANQGFLSDVSQYYNLGSGQAIKPQVGSNKSETVWASYFARAIYTFKGNITLQASIRRDGSSVFADNKKWGYFPGVSAGWVLSDEPFLRSVAPISFLKVRAGYGETGNSSFGAAATRLYGTALSPYFGMGNVNSGLVLTRDANPNLTWETAGELNGGIDFGFLNNRISGSFDYYSKTIRNLITFIQYPTGFIINGVYGNAGKTRSTGYEIALNTKNIIAHTNGGFTWSTQLNFAHYLNYWVQRSAAALSVLQPYEIPTGKGALFNPIFGYETVGIYKGDKNAPAQMPGMLPGGLIIKDIHGYDGNGSLTGPDGKITAADRTYLANGDPKYNFGIGNTFSFKNFDLNIFMSGLVQKKWSPYQSGRITEGSTGAFGFNAMPISSERWSFKNPNGDFPTSLTDGTYSQFQNEGSYWLVNASFLRCRNITLGYSLPSKVLDKQHFFSSVRLSFDVQNPFTITKYPGLDPELDPSNLYPLVKSYLFGINVSF, from the coding sequence ATGCGTCTACTTACTACTTTGCTACTGACAGCAATCGTCACACTCAGCGCGCAGGCAAGCGCACAGAAAGTAACACTATCTGAGAAAAATGCCTCCCTGATCAGCGTGATTCATAAAATCAGGAATCAGACAGGCTATAATTTTTTCTATGTAAAAGATCATATCAGCAGTGCCACCCCGGTTGATGTGGAACTGAAAGATGCCTCACTTACAGAAGCCCTGAATGAGGTTTTCGAGCACCAGCCACTTACCTATTCCATCGAGGGTAAGGATATTACGATCCGTAAAAAAGCGGTTGCACAACCTGCTGTTGCTGCAATAGCTGTCAACGACTTTTCCGGCAGGATACTGGATGAAGAGGGCAACCCGCTGCCTTTTGTAAGCGTAGTGATCAAAGGCACCCAGAAAGGCGCCATCACAAAGGCGGATGGTAGCTTCACCCTGAATGCAAAAAATGGTGATATACTGCTCGTTACCTCTATTGGCTTTGAGCCACAGGAGATTGTCTACAATGGCCAGTCTACGCTTAATATCAACATGAAAAAATCTACCAACAGTCTAACTGATGTGGTAGTAATTGGATATGGCGCAGTTAAACAGAAAGAGCTTACCGGTGCGGTTACAACTGTAAAAGGTAAAGACCTGAATATTGGCGCTACTACCAGCTTTCAGGCAGCGCTTCAAGGTAAGGCAGCCGGCGTTCAGGTAATGCAGGCTACCGGTCAGCCAGGTGCCGGCATCAAAGTACAGATCAGAAGTAACCCTTCTTTTGCAAATGCCGGTGTACTCTATGTAATAGATGGTGTACCTGTAAACGATGCTGCTGACCAGCCCATCAGCGGCGCAAAATATGGTCCGTCTGACGACAAAGGTAAAGGCGGTGTAGACAAATCTCCATTGAACTTCATCAACCCAAATGATATTGCTTCTATAGAATTTCTGAAAGATGCCAGTGCGGCGTCTATTTATGGTGCCCGTGCAGGCGCCGGTGTAGTGCTTATCACTACCAAAAAAGGCAGCAACGGCAAACCTAAACTCGAATATTCAGGCACTTATGGTGGCCAGCAGGTAGACAAGATGTACCCTGTATATGGTGCAGCAGATTACATGGAACAACGTAATCTGTTTAAAGAGGAAATGTGGTACAGAGACAATAAGATTGCGCCATATTATGGTACTGTTGATAAATCTTCTGTAAACCCATATGTACCTATCTATTCGCAGGTCCAGATTGATTCTGCCAGATTATTCAATGAAAAAGCTACCGATGCGATCACCCGTTCGGGATATATGCAACAGCATAATATCTCTATGTCAGGTGGTAACGGCAAAACAACCTATTATGCTTCCGGTAACTACTTTGATCAGAAAGGTGTGATCATCGGTACGGATTACAAGCGTTACAATGGCCGTTTAAGCCTTGATCAGGTGGTATCTGATAAAATCAAGATAGGTGCAAATATTATCGTTTCGAACGCTGCTGCCAACAATACTTTCACGGGTGGACAGAACGAGAATGGCGGTATTGTTACCTCTGCTATTTACTGGGCGCCGGTTCAGCCATTGCAGCTTGCTGATGGCTCTTATCCTGTAAGTCCATACTATCCTAATATCCCTAATCCTTTATCTTATGGCACGGTTACTGACCTGACCACCAACAACCGTGTATTAACCAGCGCCTATGGCGAATGGACAATTATCCCGGGACTGAAAGCCAATGCACGTTTCAGCTATGATAATTCAACTGCAAAACGTTCGTCTTATCTGCCACGCACTTTCTACTATGGTGCACAGGTAAATGGCTCCGCCAGCATTGCAGAATCAGGCGCGAAGTCACAACTGGCAGAATATACCCTGACATATAATAAAGAACTTTCTCCGAAACATAACATCAGCGCTGTAGCTGGCTATAGCTGGCAGAAATCTATCTGGGATGGCTTCAATGCAGCCAACCAGGGCTTCCTGTCTGACGTATCCCAATATTATAATCTGGGATCCGGGCAAGCCATCAAACCACAGGTAGGTTCCAACAAATCAGAAACAGTGTGGGCTTCCTACTTTGCAAGAGCTATTTACACTTTTAAAGGAAACATTACGTTGCAGGCATCTATCCGTCGTGATGGATCTTCTGTATTTGCAGATAATAAGAAATGGGGTTATTTCCCTGGTGTATCCGCGGGCTGGGTATTGTCTGACGAACCATTCCTGCGTAGTGTTGCACCAATTTCCTTCCTGAAAGTACGTGCCGGTTATGGTGAAACAGGTAACAGTAGTTTCGGTGCTGCCGCTACCAGGTTATATGGAACTGCCCTGAGTCCGTACTTTGGTATGGGCAATGTTAATTCCGGCCTGGTATTGACAAGAGATGCCAACCCTAATCTGACCTGGGAAACTGCCGGTGAATTAAACGGTGGTATTGACTTCGGATTTCTTAATAACAGGATCAGCGGTTCATTTGATTACTATAGTAAAACTATCCGCAACCTCATTACTTTCATTCAATATCCGACAGGATTCATCATCAACGGCGTGTATGGCAATGCCGGTAAAACACGCTCTACAGGTTATGAGATCGCACTTAATACAAAAAACATTATTGCACATACCAATGGTGGCTTTACCTGGTCTACCCAGTTAAACTTTGCACACTACCTCAACTACTGGGTACAGCGTTCAGCAGCGGCACTCAGTGTATTGCAGCCATATGAAATACCAACGGGAAAAGGAGCTTTGTTCAATCCTATTTTCGGGTATGAAACAGTAGGTATTTATAAGGGAGATAAAAATGCGCCTGCACAAATGCCTGGCATGCTGCCTGGTGGCCTCATCATCAAAGATATTCATGGCTACGACGGTAATGGTAGTCTTACCGGCCCTGATGGCAAGATCACGGCTGCCGACAGAACCTATCTGGCAAACGGCGATCCTAAATACAACTTTGGTATCGGCAACACTTTCTCTTTCAAAAACTTTGACCTGAATATCTTTATGTCGGGCCTGGTACAGAAGAAATGGAGTCCATATCAGAGCGGCAGAATCACAGAAGGTTCTACCGGCGCATTTGGTTTCAACGCCATGCCAATATCTTCAGAACGCTGGTCATTTAAAAACCCTAATGGCGACTTCCCTACTTCGCTGACAGATGGAACTTATTCGCAGTTCCAGAATGAAGGTAGCTACTGGCTGGTAAATGCTTCTTTCCTGCGTTGCCGCAATATTACCCTGGGATATTCGCTGCCATCAAAAGTATTGGACAAACAGCATTTCTTCTCATCTGTCCGCCTGTCATTTGACGTACAGAATCCATTCACCATTACCAAATACCCTGGCCTTGATCCGGAGCTGGATCCTAGTAACCTGTATCCGCTCGTGAAAAGCTACCTGTTTGGCATCAATGTTTCCTTCTAA
- a CDS encoding FecR family protein, with protein sequence MNGILLRIIENTATDEDLAAYAAWCDHMQHRQLQPENLDELESAILQNIHSAAGITKSTRVFRWKAMAAAAMVAGLITGGVYIYHHLSQQNQTKNQSLVNNLPTDLPAGKNKATLILANGKKIALADCANGKISEEAGSDVNKTAAGSLEYHATNGDNNAAPQFNTLQTARGEQYVLGLPDGTRVWVNASSTLTFPTSFKGLKNRSVTITGEAYFEVAPNAAQPFLVHNGTQEIAVLGTSFNVNNYPDEPASKITLLQGAVKINDKVLKPGQQAVTGQDGVLKINTVETSSVIAWKNGYFEFNDENIFEIMRKVSRWYDVDVVYNGEIPMNKMEGSISRQDSVSRLLNTIQRAGLLRFSIEQKKIVVSKY encoded by the coding sequence ATGAACGGGATTCTTCTGCGAATCATCGAAAATACTGCCACTGATGAGGATCTTGCGGCTTATGCCGCCTGGTGTGATCATATGCAGCACCGTCAGCTCCAGCCGGAAAACCTGGATGAACTGGAATCGGCCATCCTCCAAAATATTCACTCAGCAGCAGGGATCACCAAATCCACACGCGTCTTCAGGTGGAAAGCCATGGCAGCAGCAGCCATGGTGGCTGGTTTAATTACAGGTGGTGTATATATCTACCATCATCTCTCCCAGCAAAATCAAACAAAAAATCAATCTCTCGTAAATAATCTTCCAACAGATCTTCCCGCAGGAAAAAACAAAGCCACACTAATTCTTGCCAATGGAAAAAAGATTGCGCTGGCAGATTGCGCCAATGGCAAAATCAGCGAGGAAGCCGGATCTGATGTAAACAAAACCGCGGCAGGCAGCCTGGAATATCATGCTACCAACGGCGACAATAACGCCGCCCCACAGTTCAATACGCTGCAAACAGCCAGAGGGGAACAATATGTGCTTGGTTTACCGGATGGCACCAGGGTATGGGTCAATGCTTCCAGTACACTTACCTTCCCTACTTCTTTTAAAGGTTTGAAAAACAGGAGTGTAACCATCACCGGAGAAGCCTATTTCGAAGTGGCACCCAATGCTGCCCAGCCTTTCCTTGTACACAATGGAACACAGGAAATCGCCGTACTGGGAACCAGTTTTAATGTGAATAACTACCCTGACGAACCTGCTTCTAAAATCACACTGCTACAGGGTGCAGTGAAAATAAATGACAAAGTGCTGAAGCCAGGCCAGCAGGCCGTAACCGGACAGGATGGTGTTTTGAAGATAAATACCGTTGAAACCAGCAGCGTTATTGCCTGGAAAAATGGCTACTTCGAATTCAATGACGAGAACATCTTCGAAATCATGCGCAAAGTTTCCCGCTGGTATGATGTAGATGTTGTATACAACGGAGAAATTCCCATGAATAAAATGGAAGGCTCCATATCACGGCAGGACAGCGTTTCCAGGTTATTAAACACCATACAAAGGGCAGGCCTGTTAAGATTCAGTATTGAACAGAAGAAAATTGTCGTAAGTAAATATTAA
- a CDS encoding RNA polymerase sigma-70 factor: protein MRQQDYTVISDPDLLQLIREGQVHAFNEVYARYFKLLYKYAYNILRNEAECNDAIQEIFVWIWENRETLEVSSLKGYLLAAVRYKLARTIQTSKRRAEILSNTTTHTTFTQLDDDLAVKELRQVISDFTDSLPPRSREIFRLSRLNHLTNKEIASQLGISEKTVENQLTIALKKLRTDLGKRMLTIFFL, encoded by the coding sequence ATGAGGCAACAGGATTATACAGTGATCAGTGACCCGGATTTACTTCAGTTAATCAGGGAAGGACAGGTACATGCCTTTAATGAGGTATATGCCCGTTATTTCAAACTGCTGTACAAATACGCCTATAATATCCTCCGCAACGAAGCAGAATGCAATGATGCCATACAGGAAATCTTCGTCTGGATTTGGGAAAACCGCGAAACACTGGAAGTGAGCTCCCTCAAAGGTTACCTCCTCGCAGCCGTACGCTACAAACTGGCCCGCACCATACAAACCAGTAAACGCAGGGCCGAAATTCTCTCCAACACCACTACCCATACCACTTTTACCCAGCTGGACGACGACCTCGCCGTCAAAGAACTGCGCCAAGTCATCAGCGACTTTACAGACTCCCTCCCACCCCGCTCCCGGGAAATATTCCGGCTTAGCCGCCTGAATCACCTTACCAACAAGGAAATTGCTTCTCAACTGGGTATCTCCGAGAAAACAGTAGAAAATCAGCTCACCATTGCATTGAAAAAATTACGGACCGACCTGGGAAAAAGAATGCTTACCATCTTCTTTCTTTAA